The sequence AAGTGAGTTTTTTCATTATTATGAATATAGCATGGACAACCAAACACTTTGAAATAAGAAACATCAGGTTTCTTATCATTCCAGATTTCATAAGGAGTTTTATTGTGTCTCTTATTAATCATTGACCTTATTAATCATTGACATATTATGAGTATAGCAAGCATTTTTAACTGCTTCAGCACAAATTTTGTGAGATATATTATAATCATCAATCATGGTTCGGGTTGCTTTTTTTAGAGTtctatttctcctttctgttataccattttgttgaggtgtTCGGGTAGTTGATAATTCATTTCTAATACCATGATTATCTAAATAAGAATTTAgggttttatttataaattcgGTACCCCTATCACTTCAAATTCTATTGATCATATAAGCTTTTTCATTTTGCAGTCGGTTTAAAAGATTGATCGGCTGAATACATATTTGATCTTTAGATGGTAGAAAAATGAACCAAGCATATTTAGAATAATCATCTACCATGACAAGAGTATACCTCATTCTCCCTTAAACTCTTTATAGGAGTAGAACCAAAAAGATCCATATGCAACAATCCTAAGAATTGGGAGGAAGAGCTACAACCCTTATTTTTAAAACTAGATCGTACCTACTTACCTAATTGAAAAGAtgtacaaatattttatttgataaaatttccTTTGGGCAGGCTAGTAATTAAATCATTTTTTCTCAAATTAGATATGGACTTGAAAGTGAGATTATTTAATCGCTTATGCCATAACCACTGTTTGTATTTTTGTGCAATAAAACATGTAGGAGAAGAAGGTTGAATGTGATGCCAATTTATCTTATAAGTATTTTGATCTGTCAAACCTGTTAATATAACATTACCATACATAGATTTTATCATGCAAGTTTGTTGAAGAAATTCTAAAGCATAACCATTATCACATAGCTGGCTAATGCTAATCAAATTGTAGTAAAGATTTTCAACAAGCAATATGTCATTGATAACAATATTTTCATGGAtaagcttacccttacccacggctTTACGTTTTGAGTTATCTCCAAAAGTAATCTTTGGACCTTTGATTTCAACTATATCAGAAAGTAGCTCCTTACTTCCAGTCATGTGTCTTGATCATCCACTATCTAAGAACCAAATTGTTTTTTCAACCTGTtatgcaataattaaaatttggtAACCTTAACTTGTTTGGGTCCTTGATAGATTAGTCCTTTTCGGAACCCATATTTGGATTACCTTAACATATCTACCTTTTTGCTCATCAAAAACTCTTATAGATTTATTGTTTCTTTGAGTATCATATGCAATGCTAGATTTTACCATATGATGCATAGGCCTTTGATTCTTATTATCTAGCTTGTACCTTTTCTGAACTGGTCAACGATTAAAGAATTGTATATGATATCTCTTTTGATCATTTGATCTATTTTGGAATGGTTTCTTCCAATTATAACTTGACTGATCATGCAGATTAGTTTTAAGCAGTCCTGAATTCATAAGAGATTGCATTTTCTTTAGGTATAATATGATCACATACAATATCAACGTTTGGTATATCTTGATCATATATAGTACTGGATCTGAcaaactttatttttattttatctggTTGCAACTGTGTATTGTTTTCAGCAAAAGCACATGCATTTGTATCAAACCCTAGTCCAGTCTTATCATTTGactcttttttattttcatgaattttatcCAAAGAGACAAAAGACTTGTTCCAAGAATTGTCAGTTGCAAGCAACTTTTGGTGTAGTGAATTGCACCGTGATCACATACTAATTAAAACTTAATCATTCAATAATTCCTAAGTAAACAATAGTGGAAAATTAACAGCGGAAACCAAATTAAGTTAAACAACCCAAAGAaagaaatatgaaaacttaagttattacaaccatatcgaataaaataTTCTAATTACCAACATCCTTGAAAAGATTAAACAAACACTGCAAAGATAAACTCCCCACGCTAACGACCTCGGCACCTAGGATCTCCCAGCGTCACCTGCGCTATCCAACCTGAGGCCTGCACCGTCGAATAGCATGTCCAATAATCACAAAAATAAAGGACGTGAGCGAACTACGCTCAACACGATAGTATGAGaatacaaatattatatgtgcatgaatgcaagtgtatgggttaccaagactcgaggtcaagaatctcTGATCAAAACAGACTCGAGCCCTAGGTATGTAGCACTTTGTGCCGTCACACCAGTAGATGGCTTACATATCCGATAGTGGATATAGGAGACCTGATCACGAATctacgtgtccaaccatccactaacaaaATAGGGTGaacaccctactacaggatatcataaggatacaagctcaagatgatcatgcatgaagcataataacgtgacataatatatgcaaataaaatcatgtcatataaataatgcaactcataatacatgaataatcattcaggatatctcgaacagtactttcgtacctcaatgcTAACAGCAAGCTACACCAGTTCTACTAGTCAAGCCTATATCACAAGATTACTATATCACTAAAAAAcatttaaaagccttaactaagctaataaatactcctAAACAATTACCGTTGTTAGACCGTTGCTGTTGAATGCCCCAGAACTTGtgcacaactctgctacaaaTTTCGGACGCCTCGCCAAGACTCCGCCCCACACCAAGGAAGGATGGAAAACCCATAATTATACTAAGAAATGAGAGAGAAATGTGTGAATTGGCAAGTTAGAAATGAGCCTTggatgccctatttataggaggaATTGAATTGGCATTAGCAAGCACCTTCCGTAAACTCAACTGCTACATTACATTCAGTTTAGGAAGTTTACACACTCCCTAACCGATCCTatcaagttgtatcagagcgAGGTCTCCTTTTGTCTCTGAACATATTTCAAATGGCTACTTTGAGTGACATCGCCAAGAGCTTCTGATACACCACTGTGGACAACTGCACTGCCAAGACTGTTGAGACATGTTTTATGGCTAAGAATCTCTGGCAGCAATTTATCAAGCTAAGAGATGAGGTGATGAAGACTGAAGAGAGCAGGATTTCATTGATTAAAACTATTGGAGAACCAATTGAATTACCATGTTGCTCAGATAGATCTCCAAGCTTCACTGATGAAGATAAAGATAGTTGTTTCATGGTTCATGATGATCAATCTTCCATCAATGAACAAACATCCAACCAGCCTTCTAATAGTATATAGGTATTTGACTTCAACTCAAATGAATTTACAGATGAAGATTTAGTCAGTGCACTGCACGACATTACTGATGATTACCAAAGACTGTGCTTAGCATTTGAAGAAGTCAAAGCAAAGAAAAATGATCTACCATTCACCTCAACTGAGCCCAGTTGGGAATAGTTAGTTGAGAAGATCAATATAAAGACATAAAATGCTAAGCTCAAGATTGAAAATGACAAGCTACAATTCGAAAGTCGGCGGTTAAAATCAGAAATTTTGAGGCTAGCTAAACTGATTCAAACTTGGAGTAAGTCCTCAATTCTGCTAATTGAGATGCAGGAGTCACAAAAGCCTGTTGGAGACAAGAATGGTCTCGGCTTTGTTAACAATGACTGCATTGCTGAGTCAACTACTCAAACAAAACTGAATATGTGCAAATGCAAATACATTCACTTTTTTAAATTCAGTTTGGTACATGAAAAAAGTAATCCTCATCTTCAAGATGTCAAATCTGtagaatttaagaataatagtcGGAAATTTAGAATTGGATATGTGCCACAGAGCTCTTGTGCAAGACAATACTGCGAAACCAATCGATTCAAACACATCTTAATGATTGAAAAACACAAACACGGACCCTATGGAAGAACAGTTCAAATAAGAGATATACTAGATCATGTTGTAGGAAGGAGGAAATCATACATTGAATCATCAAGCACGCACACAGATGCATCATTCACACACAAATATTTATGCAAAAAAGAATTGGAAAACTGCTAGTGTCTACCATTTAGGTTGATCCAAGTATGGATTCCTGAGGGACTAATCCATCGAGAACCCACAAAGACTTGGGTACCATAGTCTAGTTTGATTTTGTGCTTGCAGGTAACAGGAACTGAAAAAATCAAAATGAAGTTTGGCACAAATATATTGATCAACTCAAGAGCCAAGATGATACTTCACTCTAGTTAAACACAAATCATTCAACTGGATCAATGAGAATCATTAGCTTATCAAAACCCCGCATGTAGTGACCCACACGGATCACCTAATAACTAGCAGTCTTGAGCATGCAAGTATCTTAATATAATTAAGATAACAGGAATAATTCAAACTTAAACAGAGTTTATTGCGCGGAAACTAAAATCCCATAATTACAAGTAAACCGGCAGGATACAATCCGTAAAACAACACCAAATGTTTATTCCCAAATATATACAAATTGTAGTAAAGACTTCCAAAGTTTCCTGAACCTGCAACTAGACCTGCCTCGATCCACTTGCCTAGTCTAGCTTCAGACctgctgtagtagcccgtaccctaattgagtaattaaaggattaatgctaattaattgaattgggtattggacggatcggaagctccgaaggcacgatcggaagctccgaacaggatcggaagctccgatgagcgatcggaggcaccgatgttattacgtcaggcatgacgtgtggttggatcggaatctccgatcaggaccggaggctccgatcacccctatccggagtcaacaagtgatattttgacacgtggcagatcaggatcttcggaagctccgatggcaggatcggacgttccgatcgaggtttggacgttccgatcaaggatcggaagttccgatcgttgtctataaatagaaggccgagacttcactttcatttgccaattccgagttctcctttcctttctagtccttttgaagctgttctagtcttcttaggcttggtccggaggtcggagaggcgttcggtagttgtagcggagttgtgcccaagttctggaggcatcgacatcaaagggctaatgacggacgaagtgtagagcagactataggcgtggacctagagttggtagagcttgcactgtatttgaggtacgaaagtactgttcgagatatcctgactgagtatgcatgtattatatgactgcatgatttatatgccatgatattatgctgcattcatttgcatcttgttgtatctccttcgagatgtctgtagtagggttgtaccctatcctgttagtggatggacttccatcgatttgggtccggcgtttccacggttatctcggtatgggagctacctcctgaagcgacggcacagcgtgctacataccagggcccggtgtgtctctgttatctgatccttgacctcgagtctatagggagttcactttgcatgcatgtatactcatactctcgtgctgagcgttttatgctcacgtctcgtactctgtgttttctggacaccctatttcatggggcaggtttgcgattggacgaggagggtggatccaggaggggctagtcagtggttggccagctggagcttcgtttgggttttattactgttgtttgggtttttacagctattcgatttggttgtatattattggataattacagattcctttacttggggattgtataatgttattggattccgcagttttattctgatatctgtttaatcaagttaattgcatgcctaagttctgtttagtaggtgatctgggtaagggtcactacatttatggtatcagagcatgcaaaagatttcttgggatttagtctcatcttgaggtatttttgtagatgtcaaatcgtgacgaccagagttctcatggcagtgttggtgggcgttggggtgatgccgaccgggagcctcgtcgagaacggcgtcatcgtcatcatgacgacgagcgtttcactgtgcgtcgattcttagctatgggtcctaagcccttagttggaggtgagtctccggaggatgcggagaactggttagaccgcatggagacgacttttcagactttccaatgcaccgatgagcagaaggtggagacccttggctatcttctggatgggcgtgcgcgcaggtggtggaggtttacttctgcaccttttgttgcggcgagaggagtggccacctgggccgagtttcgcacagctttccaaaagcggtattttcctcctgcactccgacagtcgaaggcaggcgagctactgagtctgcgacagggaaccatgtctatcgatgagtatcagcagagattctttgatctgctatcttattgccccgagattgctgatagcacagagatgaagtataatctgtttcttcagggccttaaccctgagatccatgaccgtgtggcggttggcgacgacatgtcctacgagggtttggtgagccgttgtcatcaggcagaggacagcattcggcggaacaggtctttccctcagtcgaggcctgctagttctttgggtccccgtgcccaaactttcaagaagtctggatcttcttcttcctctggttctggaggtattgtccgttatggtaagaaggacaagtgtgatcactgtgggaagaaccatccatccgacaagtgccgcagggcttctggagcttgtttccgttgtggagagactggtcatatccggagggattgtccacagtctgggggaggcggttctggttctggttcaggatcgggttctcaggccaccgttcagcagaggtcgcagggacagtctgctgggagttctcatttgaggccacgagcttctggccaggtgtttgccctgagacatgatcaggctgtggaggagaatgagaaagtcatcgcaggtacatttatgctttatggtatacctgctcttgtacttattgacactggtgcatctcattccttcatttctgcacgttttgtaaagaggcataagttaccatgcattgcactagacgtagtgatgtctgtttctactccgacgggccaatctgctttggctaagcgtctagtgatgggttgccctttagagttcgaagggaacgttctgttggcgaatctcatggtcctggcgatggacgactttgattgcattctgggaatagttgtgctgactacctatcgagcttcagtggactgctatgagagattagtacgctttcatccggaagggagtgagagttggtttttctatggtgagggagcgcgacccccgatgcctttggtatccgctttgagagcctgtcgagctctagagtctggcggggaaggcttccttatctatgcagttgatttgtccactgagagtattgggatagagagcattcctgttgtggatgaatttccagatgtgtttcctgatgagattccggattttcctcctgctagggaagtcgagtttggcatagagttgatgccgggtacttcgcctatttctagagcaccgtatcgtctggctccgtcagagatgcgtgagttgaagaatcagctacaggatcttttggacaaggggtacattcgtcctagtgtatctccttggggagctcctgttctcttcgtgaagaagaaggatgggtcgatgcggctgtgcattgactatcggcagctgaatcgagtgactgtgaagaacaagtatccgttgcctcgtgttgatgacttgtttgaccagctgcagggcacatcaatttactccaagattgacttgagatctgggtatcatcagctgagagtccgtgatcaggacgtagccaagactgcattccgtactcgctatggtcattacgagttcctagtgatgccatttggtttgactaatgcgccggctatattcatggatctgatgaaccgtgtcttcagggagtatttggacaagtttgtcgtggtcttcattgacgacatcctggtttactcgcgtaatacggaagagcatgtttctcacttgcggttggtactgcagactcttcgagatgaacagttgtacgccaagctgagcaagtgtgagttctggatggatagagtggtttttcttggccatatcatatccagggaggggatttctgttgatccaagaaagattgaagcggtacttaattggtcgcgtccgacgacagttgctgagatccgtagttttctgggtctagcagggtattatcgtcacttcattctgaacttctctcaattagctcgaccgttgacgcagcttacccgcaagggtgtggattttgagtggtcctccgagtgtgaggagaatttccgtgagcttcgacggcggttgacttctgcgccggtgttagcattaccgtcaggatctggagggtatgtagtttacacggatgcttctcttcaggggttaggttgtgtcctgactcagaatgggcatgtgatcgcatacgcttctagacagctgaagcttcacgaggacaactacccagtccatgatttggaattggcagccattgtgttcgctttgaagatctggcgtcattatctttatggcgagaaatttgagatcttcaccgaccataagagtctcaagtatttgttcactcaggcagaattgaacatgagacagagacgttggatggacttgcttaaggactatgattgcgagattaagtaccatccgggagctgctaatctcaccgctgatgctttgagtcgcaaggtgcgactatccgcacttcagacttgttcgatgtctagtgcgatcagtgactgttgtacttcaggttttaccttcaagcataagaaaggtatgcagagtatccagatgtttgcgatattatctgagccagccttgtattcgcggatccgagatgctcagatgtctgattcaaagacccagcgtttagctcgtctagctaacgagggtagctcgtctggatttcattatcagtcagatggctttcggtgtttgtctggtaggcttgtgattccacaggataaagagttgcgagaggagattttatctcaggcacatcgcactaagttgagtattcatcctgggagcaacaagatgtacaaggatctacgtactcgtttctggtggaagggaatgaaacgcagtgtttatcagtttgtttcgagatgtttggtgtgtcaacaggtcaaggcagagcaccgacgacctggaggattgcttcacagtctgcctattcctgaatggaaatgggagtttatcactatggactttgtgacccatttgccagtatccccgaggaactgtgatgctatctgggtggtggtggaccgactcaccaagtcagcgcatttcattgcctatagccgagagtactctgtagatcgcatggcacggatgtacattcaggagatcgttcgacttcatggagtgcctgtgagcattgtcagcgatcgggaccccaggtttacttctagattctgggggagtgttcagcgtacgatgggtactactctcagtttgagtacagcctatcatccggagactgatggtcagtcagagcgcactatccgtacgttagaggatatgcttagagcgtgcgtcatggattttggttcagcctggcaggatcatttgccgttgatcgagttcgcttacaacaacagctatcacactagtattgggatggcaacttttgaagcgttgtatgggcgacgttgtcgtactccactcttctgggaagaagtgggggagagataggctgaaggaccggagtttatccagcaggcgatagacattgttgatcagatcaagaaacggattaagactgcacaggatcgtcaggccagttatgctaatatcaagcgtaggcctttgcagttcgaggtcggggagaaagtgtttttgagagtgtcacctttccgcaagattctcagatttggccttaagggcaagttgtctcccagatttatcggtccgtttgagatcttggagagcattggcgatttggcttatcgactagatttgccaccgcatctatccagtattcacgacgtgttccacgtatctctgttacgacggtatgtggcggatgaatctcatattctgcagcggtctgaggttcaggtagacaaggatttgacttatgttgagaaacctcttcgtatcctggattataaggataaggttttacggaacaaagtcattcctttggttttagttcagtggcagcgcagaggcactgaggaagctacttgggagcttgaggacaggatgcgtaaagaccatcctgagttgttttgatctcattctttaagttgtattcagttgcaaaatctgtaaacgtttgatttgaataaagaatgtttttgatttctgtattttgcattcggtacttaagatatgatttcgaggacgaaatatcttaagtgggggagaatgtagtagcccgtaccctaattgagtaattaaaggattaatgctaattaattgaattgggtattggacggatcggaagctccgaaggcacgatcggaagctccgaacaggatcggaagctccgatgagcgatccgAGGCActgatgttattacgtcaggcatgacgtgtggttggatcggaagctccgatcaggaccggaggctccgatcacccctatccggagtcaacaagtgatattttgacacgtggcagatcaggatcttcggaagctccgatggcaggatcggacgttccgaacgaggttcggacgttccgatcaaggatcggaagttccgatcgttgtctataaatagaaggccgagacttcactttcatttgccaattccgagttctcctttcctttctagtccttttggagctgttctagtcttcttaggcttggtccggaggtcggagaggcgttcggtagttgtagcggagttgtgcccaagttctggaggcatcgacatcaaagggctaacgacggacgaagtgtagagcagactataggcgtggacctagagttggtagagcttgcactgtatttgaggtacgaaagtactgttcgagatatcctgactgagtatgcatgtattatatgactgcatgatttatatgccatgatattatgctgcattcatttgcatcttgctgtatctccttcgagatgtctgtagtagggttgtaccctatcctgttagtggatggacttccatcgatttgggtccggcgtttccacggttatctcggtatgggagccacctcctgaagcgacggcacagtgtgctaaataccagggcccggtctgtctctgttatctgatccttgacctcgagtctatagggagttcactttgcatgcatgtatactcatactctcgtgctgagcgttttatgctcacgtctcgtactctgtgttttctggacaccctatttcatggggcaggtttgcgattggacgaggagggtggatccaggaggggctagtcagtggttggccagctggagcttcgtttgggttttattactgttgtttgggtttttacagctattcgatttggttgtatattattggataattacagattcctttacttgggattgtataatgttattggattccgcagttttattctgatatctgtttaatcaagttaattgcatgcctaagttctgtttagtaggtgatctgggtaagggtcactacacctgccctgtcaaatggggtgtccagaataTAAccaggacgtgagcgactaatgCTCAGTATGTAAATATGATTAAACAtacatatatgatgcatgcaagtgtGATAACTGGATAACTGGTCATCTATCAAGTCATGCTCAGACTAGGCGCCCTGAGTGTAGTACCAGCTGGGAGTCAAACCACGGGGTACATCCACACTCGTTAAGATCACCGTAGTATCAGTCTCCGCTCATGCAGTAACTCCCTGTGTCAGACTATATAAACAGGTGTAGAGCTGAGCGTCTCTACTATCATGGCTATCTCAAAGAAaacaggctcaacgtgtatgtgcacatgacatatgaatataaaatcagtaaaatatatatcatgccacataaatgcaacatataaacatatatacttgctggatatctcagtcagtacttacgtacctctactAGTAGATCAAATCTATTAgagtctaggttccaagcctacaatcaaatatatatcatatcactaatgctctacaagccttaactaagctaacatATACTCTTATAAATTAAATAGGATTCTCGAACCATACCTTCTTCCGTCGTTTACCTGCTGATGTCGAAACCCTAGTTTCTACTCTCAACTGGATGCTATGATTCCAGTATCTTACTTATATCATCGGTCCCTCAATATATATTACTGATCAAAGAAGAAATCAATTGAATTCGTACTTAATTTCTCGTCTGaaatcctctatttataggcccaAACTAGGTGAGTTTGGATAGTCCTATTCGGGGTTTGGATCTTCAGAATTGTGCATGCTTGCCACGTTTCTGAGTGGCTAaattcggatgctccgaactcatgttcggatcgttcgaacttgGATGACTCATCGTATTATTTCTTGAGTCATCAACTAGTCAGACACCTCTTTCTTAGTGGACTTTGGATTTTCCGATCTCTACCACGTGTCCTTTATATAAGAAATGACTCATCTACATAGAgatcggatcgttcgatctTGAGTTCGGATCATTCAAACTCTTCTTGCTTCCGAAGAGCTTCAGTTCCTCCGAACTAGGTGCAGTTCGGATCGCCCGATCTttagttcggatcgtctgaactcACCAATaattttgaagtccaaaaatcatatattaatcTCATTTTAATCCCTCGATCATGTGATTAGCaatctttaatcatgtttatcatttaattaacttaaaacaaTGTACgtgttactacattctccccaactCAAGGAATTTCgccctcgaaatttaagtctgaGTAACCAATCAAGGAACTAAAACATCCAAGTTTATTCATTCAAAGATATTTTACATGACATacatatacttaaaatatattgTACATGTCATACGTATCAACAGAATAAACAACAAACAAATCGGGTTTTCTGTCCGCATTCGATTCTCAAGTtctcaagttgcttcttcaactcctcTACGTTGTAATTGTACCATTACCAATGGTGTGCATTTATTTCTGAGGACCTTTTATTTCTTGTCAAGAATATTGAGTGGTCTTTCCACGTATGACAAATCACGTTCAAGCTGCACATCAGTCGGATGTATCACATGCAACTCGTCAGCTATGTATTGCCAAAGCAATGATacatggaagacattatggatACCAGATAGATATGGCTGTAAAGCCAGTCGATAAGCCACATCTCCAACCTTTTCCAGTATCTCGAATGGTCCAATATAACGtggtgacaacttccctctcacGCCAAAACGC comes from Henckelia pumila isolate YLH828 chromosome 4, ASM3356847v2, whole genome shotgun sequence and encodes:
- the LOC140862653 gene encoding uncharacterized protein, whose product is MAPFEALYGLRCRTHHFWDEFGERQIERPELVQKVADKVDLIKRRITAAQDRQASYANFHQRPLHFEPREHVFLWVSPFRKVMRFGVRGKLSPRYIGPFEILEKVGDVAYRLALQPYLSGIHNVFHVSLLWQYIADELHVIHPTDVQLERDLSYVERPLNILDKK